TGGGCGGGCTCATATTGGTTTCTGCCGTCGAAGATGAGGGGCTGTTTAAGAGCTTTTTTCACCTTTTCGAAATCCGGATGGCGGAATTGAGGCCATTCCGTAATCAACAGCAGGGCATCAGCGCCGTTTAAGGCTTCATACTGGTCCCGGCTGTAGGAAA
The sequence above is a segment of the Candidatus Cloacimonadota bacterium genome. Coding sequences within it:
- a CDS encoding UDP-glucose 6-dehydrogenase, with protein sequence SYSRDQYEALNGADALLLITEWPQFRHPDFEKVKKALKQPLIFDGRNQYEPAQMKELGFIYHSIGRAL